The following are encoded in a window of Arthrobacter sp. NicSoilB4 genomic DNA:
- a CDS encoding 5-oxoprolinase subunit PxpA encodes MATIDLNSDVGESYGRWSLGDDTAMFRSVSSANVACGFHAGDPSVIRRTCREAVAAGVVIGAHVGYRDLAGFGRRFLDIDPIELADDVVYQIGALQALAAAEGGKVTYVKPHGGLYNAIVAHTAQARAVVDAVKSVDPNLPILGLPGSEVLRLAEAAGLRAVTEAFADRAYNPDGTLVSRTLPGAVLHDHAEVTEHVLRMATDSAVRTIDGSILKIRAESICVHGDSPGAVTMAAAVRDALTAAGITTVAFV; translated from the coding sequence ATGGCAACCATCGACCTGAACAGCGACGTAGGCGAGTCCTACGGACGCTGGAGCCTGGGGGACGACACGGCGATGTTCCGCTCGGTCTCGAGCGCGAACGTGGCCTGCGGATTCCATGCCGGCGACCCCAGCGTGATCCGCCGGACCTGCCGCGAGGCTGTTGCCGCCGGCGTCGTGATCGGCGCCCACGTCGGCTACCGCGACCTCGCCGGTTTCGGCCGCCGCTTCCTGGACATCGACCCGATCGAACTCGCGGACGACGTCGTCTACCAGATCGGGGCCCTGCAGGCGCTGGCCGCCGCAGAAGGCGGCAAGGTCACCTACGTCAAGCCGCACGGGGGCCTCTACAACGCGATCGTGGCACACACCGCGCAGGCCAGGGCCGTCGTCGACGCCGTCAAGTCCGTCGATCCGAACCTGCCCATCCTGGGCCTGCCGGGCTCGGAAGTGCTCCGGCTGGCCGAGGCCGCCGGGCTCCGCGCCGTGACCGAAGCCTTCGCGGACCGGGCCTACAACCCGGACGGCACCCTGGTGTCCCGGACGTTGCCCGGAGCCGTCCTGCACGACCACGCGGAGGTCACTGAGCATGTCCTCCGGATGGCCACCGACTCCGCCGTCCGCACCATCGACGGTTCCATCCTGAAGATCCGCGCGGAGAGCATCTGCGTGCACGGCGACTCCCCGGGAGCCGTCACCATGGCAGCCGCAGTGCGCGATGCGCTGACCGCCGCCGGCATCACCACGGTCGCATTCGTCTGA
- a CDS encoding MFS transporter, translating into MTAPHQASPAASKRKVPPGALKAYAASLTGTSLEYYDFAIYSVASALVFPKIFFPGNNEFVGLLLSFSAFAVGYLARPIGGVVFGRLGDKIGRKYVLVFTLMLIGIATVLIGLLPGYATIGVAAPIILVLLRLAQGIGVGGEWGGAVLLSSEFGDANKRGFWSSAAQIGPPAGNLMANGVLAILAATLTDEAFLSWGWRVAFLASALLVVFGLVIRLKLEETPVFKAIQAHGEQPKAPIKDVFTKEPRALVAAALSRVCPDVLYALFTVFVAVYATKELGMTTGNVLAAILIGSAFQLFLIPAAGALTDRFNRRLVYGVAAVGTALYIPVFFWMIQGKSVAMLTLGVVIGLAFHAFMYGPQAAYITEQFPVRLRYAGSSLAYTLAGVIGGAVAPLVFTALYAATGNWYLIAGYLAVASVVTVVGLALGRNPQTKEEERLMQEAHA; encoded by the coding sequence ATGACCGCACCGCACCAGGCCAGCCCGGCCGCCAGCAAGAGGAAGGTGCCGCCCGGCGCCCTCAAGGCCTACGCCGCGAGCCTCACCGGCACGTCCCTGGAGTACTACGACTTCGCGATCTACTCCGTGGCCTCGGCCCTGGTGTTCCCCAAGATCTTCTTCCCCGGAAACAACGAGTTCGTCGGCCTGCTGCTGTCCTTCTCCGCGTTCGCCGTGGGCTACCTGGCCCGCCCCATCGGCGGTGTGGTCTTCGGCCGGCTCGGTGACAAGATCGGCCGCAAGTACGTCCTCGTCTTCACCCTGATGCTGATTGGCATCGCGACGGTGCTGATCGGCCTCCTGCCGGGCTACGCGACCATCGGCGTCGCCGCCCCCATCATCCTGGTGCTGCTGCGCCTGGCCCAGGGCATCGGCGTCGGCGGCGAATGGGGCGGTGCCGTCCTGCTCTCCAGCGAGTTCGGTGACGCCAACAAACGCGGCTTCTGGTCCTCCGCCGCGCAGATCGGCCCGCCGGCCGGCAACCTGATGGCCAACGGTGTCCTGGCGATCCTCGCCGCGACCCTCACCGACGAGGCCTTCCTCTCCTGGGGCTGGCGCGTCGCGTTCCTCGCCTCCGCACTCCTGGTGGTCTTCGGCCTGGTGATCCGGCTCAAGCTCGAGGAAACCCCCGTCTTCAAGGCCATCCAGGCCCACGGCGAGCAGCCCAAGGCCCCCATCAAGGATGTCTTCACCAAGGAACCCCGCGCCCTCGTTGCCGCCGCCCTTTCCCGCGTCTGCCCCGACGTGCTCTACGCCCTCTTCACCGTCTTCGTGGCCGTCTACGCCACCAAGGAACTGGGCATGACCACCGGCAACGTCCTCGCCGCCATCCTGATCGGCTCCGCCTTCCAGCTGTTCCTGATCCCCGCCGCCGGCGCCCTCACGGACCGCTTCAACCGCCGCCTCGTGTACGGCGTCGCCGCGGTGGGCACCGCGCTCTACATCCCGGTGTTCTTCTGGATGATCCAGGGCAAGTCCGTCGCCATGCTCACCCTCGGCGTCGTGATCGGCCTGGCCTTCCACGCCTTCATGTATGGCCCGCAGGCCGCCTACATCACCGAGCAGTTCCCCGTCCGGCTGCGCTACGCCGGCAGCTCGCTGGCCTACACGCTGGCCGGCGTCATCGGCGGCGCCGTCGCGCCGCTGGTTTTCACCGCCCTCTACGCCGCCACCGGCAACTGGTACCTGATTGCCGGCTACCTCGCGGTCGCCTCGGTCGTGACCGTCGTCGGCCTGGCCCTGGGCCGGAACCCGCAGACCAAGGAAGAAGAGCGACTCATGCAGGAAGCCCACGCCTAA
- a CDS encoding 5-oxoprolinase/urea amidolyase family protein codes for MIETAGETLAPKKAAGSKVGSVRAVGTRAVLAELSGTQDVLALQALLLEHPLPGQLDVLAAAETVLVTADSPVSARRIAAALLQLDLTAPVQRDGELVLIDTVYDGEDLAEVGELTGLGTEGVIAAHTGQIWTVAFAGFAPGFGYMVGENQALEVPRRSSPRTAVPAGSVALAGNYSAVYPRRSPGGWQLIGRTGAKMWDLDREQPALAAPGHRVQFRAVRDTVTLGPERPAQDRAPSVPAAEVASGLRVVSPGLQSLIQDLGRFGHSGLGVSGAGALDRASLRRANRLVGNAPSAAAVETVAGGVSVQAVGDQVLAVTGAPAELAIETLSRADSADDDFEPAWRTVPMATPFALLDGETLTIGAPESGFRSYLAVRGGVDAAPVLGSRSTDTMSGIGPAPLAAGQLLAAGGEAESGVVGHPELQPDFPGTGVTVLDVVPGPRADWFDADALPSFCGQDWEVKPQSNRVGMRLQGTPLQRSRQGELASEGTVAGALQVPPEGLPVLFLADHPITGGYPVIAVVVDSQLDRAAQVPIGGKIRFRWVPAGTNDHAAATTEHTTPEQEASN; via the coding sequence ATGATTGAGACAGCGGGGGAAACCCTGGCACCAAAGAAGGCGGCAGGTTCCAAAGTGGGTTCCGTGCGGGCCGTGGGAACCCGCGCGGTCCTCGCCGAGCTCTCCGGAACCCAGGACGTGCTGGCACTCCAGGCGCTGCTGCTCGAGCACCCGCTGCCGGGCCAGCTGGACGTCCTGGCCGCGGCCGAGACCGTGCTGGTCACCGCGGATTCGCCGGTGTCGGCCCGGCGGATCGCGGCCGCCCTGCTCCAGCTCGACCTCACCGCCCCCGTGCAGCGGGACGGCGAGCTGGTGCTCATCGACACCGTGTACGACGGCGAGGACCTCGCCGAGGTTGGGGAGCTGACCGGCCTCGGAACCGAGGGCGTGATCGCCGCCCACACCGGCCAGATCTGGACCGTGGCCTTCGCCGGCTTCGCCCCGGGCTTTGGCTACATGGTGGGGGAGAACCAGGCGCTCGAGGTGCCGCGGCGCAGTTCCCCGCGGACCGCCGTTCCCGCAGGTTCGGTGGCGCTGGCCGGAAACTACTCCGCCGTGTACCCGCGCCGCTCGCCGGGCGGCTGGCAGCTGATCGGCCGCACCGGCGCCAAAATGTGGGACCTGGACCGGGAGCAGCCCGCCCTGGCCGCCCCCGGCCACCGGGTCCAGTTCCGCGCGGTGCGGGACACCGTAACGCTGGGGCCGGAGCGCCCGGCCCAGGACCGCGCCCCCAGCGTTCCCGCCGCGGAAGTGGCGTCCGGCCTGCGGGTCGTTTCCCCCGGCCTGCAGAGCCTGATCCAGGACCTCGGCCGCTTTGGCCACTCCGGCCTGGGCGTCTCCGGGGCCGGCGCGCTGGACCGGGCCTCGCTGCGCCGGGCCAACCGCCTGGTCGGCAACGCGCCGTCGGCCGCCGCGGTGGAGACCGTCGCCGGTGGCGTGTCGGTGCAGGCCGTCGGGGACCAGGTCCTCGCCGTCACCGGGGCCCCCGCGGAACTGGCCATCGAGACACTGTCCCGGGCCGACTCGGCCGATGACGACTTCGAACCCGCGTGGCGGACCGTCCCGATGGCCACGCCCTTCGCCCTGCTCGACGGCGAAACCCTGACGATCGGCGCCCCGGAGAGCGGTTTCCGCAGCTACCTCGCCGTCCGCGGCGGTGTCGACGCAGCCCCGGTGCTTGGCAGCCGCTCCACGGACACAATGTCCGGGATCGGCCCCGCACCGCTGGCCGCCGGCCAGCTCCTCGCCGCCGGAGGCGAGGCCGAATCCGGCGTCGTCGGACACCCTGAACTGCAGCCGGACTTCCCGGGCACCGGCGTCACCGTTCTCGACGTCGTTCCCGGCCCCCGCGCCGACTGGTTCGACGCCGACGCGCTGCCATCCTTCTGCGGCCAGGACTGGGAAGTGAAGCCGCAGTCCAACCGCGTCGGCATGCGCCTGCAGGGAACCCCGCTGCAGCGCTCCCGCCAGGGCGAACTCGCCAGCGAGGGCACCGTCGCCGGCGCCCTGCAGGTCCCGCCGGAAGGGCTCCCCGTGCTGTTCCTGGCCGACCACCCGATCACCGGCGGCTACCCGGTGATCGCCGTCGTGGTCGACTCCCAGTTGGACCGCGCCGCCCAGGTCCCGATCGGCGGCAAGATCCGCTTCCGCTGGGTGCCGGCTGGCACCAACGACCACGCCGCCGCGACTACTGAACACACCACCCCCGAACAAGAAGCGAGTAACTGA